One Triplophysa dalaica isolate WHDGS20190420 chromosome 11, ASM1584641v1, whole genome shotgun sequence genomic window carries:
- the LOC130431820 gene encoding complement factor D-like produces the protein MNQIKGIFALVLLCAAFLPGECITGGKEAVANSHPYMASLQWNGKHECGGFLISNQWIMSAAHCFQNGRDSGVKVVLGAHSLSEDEDTKKSFDVSAVYNHPDFTISNYDNDIALLKLGSAITESYAVKPIKFQRDGGVNPEEGAAVETCGWGSQNNMGGRPDKLQELSITVKERWLCGRSDHYGAKFTDNMLCAALNKKDTCDGDSGGPLLYKGVVVGITSNGGKKCGSSRKPGLYTIISHYTQWIDRTITQ, from the exons ATGAATCAGATAAAAGGGATATTTGCCTTAGTTCTGCTCTGTGCTGCATTTCTACCAG GTGAATGCATCACAGGAGGAAAGGAGGCAGTGGCAAACTCTCATCCTTACATGGCTTCACTTCAGTGGAATGGAAAACATGAATGTGGAGGATTTCTGATCTCCAATCAGTGGATCATGAGTGCAGCGCATTGCTTTCAGAACGG GAGGGATTCAGGTGTTAAGGTTGTGTTGGGTGCTCACTCGCTGTCCGAAGATGAGGACACAAAGAAATCGTTTGATGTCTCTGCAGTCTACAACCATCCAGACTTCACTATTAGCAACTATGACAATGATATTGCTCTGCTAAAA CTTGGAAGTGCAATCACAGAGAGTTACGCTGTGAAACCAATAAAATTCCAAAGGGACGGAGGGGTCAACCCCGAGGAGGGTGCTGCCGTGGAAACTTGCGGATGGGGCTCCCAGAATAACATGGGGGGTCGACCCGACAAATTGCAAGAGCTCAGCATCACTGTCAAGGAACGATGGCTCTGTGGTCGTAGCGACCACTATGGAGCTAAGTTCACAGACAACATGCTGTGTGCCGCACTAAACAAAAAGGACACTTGTGAT GGCGACTCTGGGGGTCCTTTGTTGTACAAGGGTGTAGTGGTGGGCATAACCTCTAATGGAGGGAAAAAATGTGGTTCCAGCAGAAAGCCTGGTCTCTACACTATCATCTCCCATTACACCCAGTGGATTGATCGTACAATAACCCAATAA
- the LOC130431823 gene encoding complement factor D-like — MNQIKGIFALVLLCASFLPGECITGGKEAVANSHPYMASLQWNGKHECGGFLISNQWIMSAAHCFQNGRDSGVKVVLGAHSLSEDEDTKKSFDVSAVYNHPDFTISNYDNDIALLKLGSAITESYAVKPIKFQRDGGVNPEEGAAVETCGWGSQNNKGGRPDKLQELSITVKERWLCGRSDHYGAKFTDNMLCAALKKKDTCDGDSGGPLLYKGVVVGITSNGGKKCGSSRKPGLYTIISHYTQWIDRTITQ, encoded by the exons ATGAATCAGATAAAAGGGATATTTGCCTTAGTTCTGCTCTGTGCTTCATTTCTACCAG GTGAATGCATCACAGGAGGAAAGGAGGCAGTGGCAAACTCTCATCCTTACATGGCTTCACTTCAGTGGAATGGAAAACATGAATGTGGAGGATTTCTGATCTCCAATCAGTGGATCATGAGTGCAGCGCATTGCTTTCAGAACGG GAGGGATTCAGGTGTTAAGGTTGTGTTGGGTGCTCACTCGCTGTCCGAAGATGAGGACACAAAGAAATCGTTTGATGTCTCTGCAGTCTACAACCATCCAGACTTCACTATTAGCAACTATGACAATGATATTGCTCTGCTAAAA CTTGGAAGTGCAATCACAGAGAGTTACGCTGTGAAACCAATAAAATTCCAAAGGGACGGAGGGGTCAACCCCGAGGAGGGTGCTGCCGTGGAAACTTGCGGATGGGGCTCCCAGAATAACAAGGGGGGTCGACCCGACAAATTGCAAGAGCTCAGCATCACTGTCAAGGAACGATGGCTCTGTGGTCGTAGCGACCACTATGGAGCTAAGTTCACAGACAACATGCTGTGTGCCGCACTAAAGAAAAAGGACACTTGTGAT GGCGACTCTGGGGGTCCTTTGTTGTACAAGGGTGTAGTGGTGGGCATAACCTCTAATGGAGGGAAAAAATGTGGTTCCAGCAGAAAGCCTGGTCTCTACACTATCATCTCCCATTACACCCAGTGGATTGATCGTACAATAACCCAATAA